In Nitrosospira briensis C-128, a genomic segment contains:
- a CDS encoding PEP-CTERM sorting domain-containing protein, with translation MKKLVLTAALLLSMPTYAGINGTEVSLQTLAQATSSSTPVVTSFANTKVIGSGVEYPDVADLFNPATEVQSGFAHNLVDVAIDIASDHITMDFHNSAPFTRFASAFENTYVFRFDSAAAADIIGAKIDNNVTTLGLQPSDVRFVGNELFINVEGLAFNPSTVARVNLLALPVPEPATYAMMLAGLMLVGWASARSRRI, from the coding sequence ATGAAGAAACTTGTTCTTACAGCAGCGCTGCTGCTGAGCATGCCTACTTATGCGGGAATAAATGGTACGGAGGTCAGCCTTCAAACGCTTGCCCAAGCCACGTCGTCAAGCACTCCCGTCGTCACATCCTTCGCGAACACCAAGGTGATCGGTTCGGGTGTCGAATACCCTGATGTGGCCGATCTCTTCAACCCGGCTACAGAGGTTCAATCCGGGTTTGCGCATAATCTCGTTGACGTGGCGATCGATATCGCCAGCGATCACATCACGATGGATTTTCATAACTCGGCCCCTTTCACGAGATTTGCATCGGCTTTTGAAAACACCTATGTATTCCGCTTCGATAGCGCTGCTGCCGCAGACATCATCGGTGCGAAGATCGATAACAACGTGACAACTCTCGGTTTGCAACCATCGGACGTTCGGTTCGTTGGAAATGAGCTGTTTATCAATGTCGAGGGTCTTGCATTCAACCCGTCCACCGTCGCTCGAGTGAATCTTCTTGCGCTTCCGGTTCCTGAGCCTGCCACTTACGCGATGATGCTTGCAGGGCTTATGTTGGTTGGTTGGGCATCAGCAAGAAGCCGAAGAATTTGA
- a CDS encoding NAD(P)-dependent alcohol dehydrogenase, whose amino-acid sequence MREIKAATIRRKGGPFKVETLMLDEPRPDEVLIRIVATGMCHTDMVARDQLYDVPMPVVLGHEGAGVVEKIGTSVKKVAPGDHVVLTYMWCGHCKPCLRGDLTYCQNFYPLNFGGAREDGTTSTYEVHAHGTHERGAPVHDHFFGQSSFGTFSLAHERNVVKVPGNAPLELLGPLGCGIQTGAGAVMNSLKLSPGSSFAAFGGGAVGLSAIMAARVAGATTIIAVDVVPSRLALAMELGATHAVNSRETDPVEAVREITGGGADFTLESSGRPAVLRQAIDALATRGTCGIVGAPALGTEASFDVNGVMTTGKRIIGIIEGDSIPDLFIPALVELYMQGRFPFDKLVKFYTLDQINQAAEDSEKGITIKPIIRLES is encoded by the coding sequence ATGAGAGAGATCAAGGCGGCGACAATTCGACGGAAGGGCGGCCCCTTCAAGGTGGAAACCTTGATGCTGGATGAGCCTCGTCCCGACGAGGTACTTATCAGAATAGTGGCAACCGGGATGTGCCACACTGATATGGTGGCACGCGACCAGTTGTATGACGTACCCATGCCCGTCGTGCTCGGGCATGAAGGCGCGGGCGTAGTGGAGAAAATCGGTACCAGCGTCAAAAAGGTGGCGCCGGGCGATCATGTCGTACTGACCTACATGTGGTGCGGCCACTGCAAGCCCTGCCTGCGCGGCGACCTGACCTATTGCCAAAATTTTTACCCGCTGAACTTTGGCGGTGCGCGGGAAGACGGCACCACCTCCACCTATGAAGTGCATGCTCACGGTACGCATGAGCGCGGCGCGCCCGTTCACGACCATTTCTTCGGGCAATCGTCATTTGGCACTTTTTCCCTTGCGCATGAGCGTAACGTAGTAAAGGTGCCAGGTAATGCGCCGCTGGAATTGCTCGGCCCGCTCGGTTGCGGCATTCAAACCGGCGCGGGGGCGGTGATGAACTCACTGAAATTGAGCCCCGGCAGCAGTTTCGCGGCTTTTGGCGGTGGTGCGGTGGGGCTGAGCGCCATCATGGCGGCGCGCGTGGCGGGAGCCACCACCATTATCGCCGTTGACGTAGTGCCTTCGCGCCTGGCGCTGGCCATGGAACTTGGAGCGACCCATGCCGTAAATAGCCGCGAAACAGATCCTGTCGAGGCCGTACGCGAAATTACCGGGGGTGGGGCGGATTTTACGCTCGAGTCGAGCGGTCGACCGGCAGTGCTGCGCCAAGCCATTGATGCGCTGGCTACGCGAGGCACCTGTGGTATTGTGGGAGCGCCAGCGCTGGGCACCGAAGCCAGTTTCGATGTGAATGGCGTGATGACGACCGGCAAGCGCATCATCGGAATTATCGAGGGCGACAGCATCCCCGATCTTTTTATTCCCGCGCTTGTCGAGTTATACATGCAGGGGCGCTTCCCTTTCGACAAACTGGTGAAATTCTACACGCTGGACCAGATCAATCAGGCAGCCGAAGACAGCGAGAAGGGCATAACCATCAAACCCATCATCCGTCTGGAATCCTGA
- a CDS encoding NADPH-dependent FMN reductase, translated as MKLKLHTIICSTRPGRIGPSIAKWFHELAVQHGKFEAVLVDLAEFNLPVYDEPEHPIRQNYQHEHTKKWAASVNAADAYVFVTPEYNFGPPPSLLNALDYVYKEWNYKPAATVSYGGISGGMRAVQMEKLTFTTLKMMPILEAVVVQNASGHFDDNDNFLPSDSHKTSGVSLLNELHKWAEALKTMRQ; from the coding sequence ATGAAACTAAAACTTCACACTATTATCTGCAGCACCCGACCGGGCCGTATCGGGCCATCCATCGCCAAGTGGTTTCATGAACTCGCCGTGCAGCACGGAAAGTTCGAAGCCGTGTTGGTCGATCTCGCCGAATTCAATTTACCGGTTTACGATGAGCCCGAGCATCCCATCCGCCAGAACTACCAACACGAACATACAAAAAAATGGGCTGCGAGTGTGAATGCAGCCGATGCCTACGTTTTTGTGACGCCGGAATATAATTTTGGGCCGCCACCCTCTCTTTTGAATGCACTGGATTATGTGTACAAGGAGTGGAATTACAAGCCTGCGGCGACTGTCAGCTATGGTGGAATCTCAGGTGGCATGCGGGCGGTGCAGATGGAAAAACTTACCTTCACCACATTAAAAATGATGCCGATACTGGAAGCCGTCGTTGTTCAGAATGCTTCCGGTCATTTTGATGACAACGATAATTTTCTGCCGAGCGATAGTCATAAAACTTCGGGCGTATCATTGCTGAATGAACTGCATAAGTGGGCGGAGGCGCTGAAAACGATGAGGCAATGA
- a CDS encoding hemerythrin domain-containing protein, whose product MPRIGALLVLSREHHTSLVVARDARRAANEKDAVALVGAIARIEAHWKTVMAAHFDEEERLIRIAEDTLEAQAVARILAEHAELRALANEPCPLEPAMRLRRFADLIVTHVRFEERVFFPQLQSHPCIANADA is encoded by the coding sequence ATGCCACGAATTGGTGCTTTGCTCGTGTTGTCACGCGAGCATCATACATCGCTGGTAGTTGCGCGTGATGCGCGGCGGGCAGCGAATGAGAAAGACGCAGTTGCACTGGTCGGGGCAATTGCCCGTATTGAAGCTCACTGGAAGACCGTGATGGCTGCGCACTTTGATGAGGAGGAGCGATTGATTCGAATTGCGGAGGATACGCTTGAGGCGCAAGCGGTTGCACGTATTCTTGCCGAGCACGCCGAACTGAGGGCGCTTGCCAACGAACCTTGCCCACTTGAGCCAGCCATGCGGTTGCGCAGGTTTGCCGACCTTATCGTAACCCACGTACGCTTCGAGGAGCGCGTGTTTTTCCCCCAATTGCAGTCGCACCCTTGCATTGCCAATGCTGATGCTTAG